In Halichondria panicea chromosome 9, odHalPani1.1, whole genome shotgun sequence, a genomic segment contains:
- the LOC135340897 gene encoding heparan-sulfate 6-O-sulfotransferase 1-like: MNTDNDKPLKPKNFCSRKKLFVFCIVTLITLFASTSLFLSHPRTHTGKNEALPHHYIGFKDLTPYPTDSSLTPCEDKDRNKRTYDLLGNDTLIVIHIQKTGGSDFLRHVVTVRKNGTILCDLPEYILLRVQKRLSLPKGKQRIFCPKRKSDANTTQWLLSEKTVGWKCGVHPTFSEYHNCIQDLDVGEGSEYSQYHFMTILRHPVLRFLSEFEHVSRGAHWSAIKKCGGKKVTDSEMPPCYPRFYEGESWPKLTLNDYLACKSNWAKNRQVMWLAELETAGCYNPNFENRDALLLASAKCNLEKLSFFGLTEYQKETAFMFEKVFNVTFSVPPEQYDMTFLHSAPILRDIWKESDLYERIVAVNDLDMQLYEHALRLFARRAKTFGLNTDIQKVDESVREIHNFNINMTAKKFTKGIFDISEHT; the protein is encoded by the coding sequence ATGAACACGGACAATGATAAACCGTTAAAGCCCAAGAATTTCTGCTCCAGAAAGAAACTGTTTGTGTTTTGCATTGTTACCTTGATAACTCTGTTTGCCTCAACAAGTCTATTTCTTAGCCATCCTAGGACCCACACTGGCAAGAATGAAGCTTTGCCACACCATTATATTGGATTCAAAGACCTCACTCCATATCCGACAGACAGTTCACTGACCCCCTGCGAAGACAAAGATCGGAATAAACGCACATACGATTTACTAGGTAATGATACACTTATTGTTATCCATATTCAAAAAACGGGTGGATCCGATTTCCTTCGACATGTTGTAACAGTTAGGAAAAACGGCACGATTTTGTGTGACCTTCCTGAATACATTTTGCTTCGAGTCCAGAAAAGATTAAGTCTACCGAAAGGAAAGCAGAGAATTTTTTGTCCGAAACGAAAATCAGATGCAAATACTACACAATGGTTGCTATCAGAGAAGACAGTTGGCTGGAAATGCGGTGTGCATCCGACCTTTTCAGAGTATCATAACTGTATACAAGACCTCGATGTTGGGGAAGGGAGTGAGTACAGTCAGTACCACTTCATGACCATTTTGAGACACCCTGTGTTACGATTTCTGAGCGAATTTGAACATGTTTCTAGAGGAGCTCATTGGTCAGCGATAAAAAAATGTGGTGGGAAAAAAGTAACTGATTCAGAAATGCCACCTTGCTATCCACGATTTTACGAGGGTGAATCGTGGCCTAAACTGACACTGAATGATTACCTTGCCTGCAAGAGCAATTGGGCCAAGAACAGACAAGTCATGTGGTTGGCTGAACTGGAGACGGCCGGTTGCTACAATCCGAATTTTGAAAATCGAGACGCATTACTACTAGCAAGTGCAAAGTGTAATCTGGAGAAATTATCATTTTTTGGACTCACAGAATATCAAAAAGAAACTGCTTTTATGTTTGAGAAAGTTTTCAATGTGACATTTTCAGTGCCCCCGGAACAGTATGATATGACTTTTCTACACAGCGCCCCCATTCTGCGTGATATTTGGAAAGAAAGTGATCTCTACGAAAGGATCGTGGCTGTTAATGATCTAGACATGCAACTATACGAGCATGCACTCAGACTGTTTGCGAGACGTGCCAAGACATTTGGACTTAATACGGACATCCAAAAAGTTGACGAAAGTGTGAGAGAAATTCACAACTTTAACATTAATATGACAGCCAAGAAATTCACCAAAGGAATTTTTGATATATCAGAACATACATGA
- the LOC135340901 gene encoding transmembrane protein 18-like produces the protein MSELSFIKELWYGVDWTEPWLLCLLGFHVCTFLAIILLRRHIYGQASILAILGVLCVATESVNEFAAKNHQKFARQQYFDSEGLFIITVYAVPLLFNCSIIIVCWLYNVWDTMIKVGVMKARRKAKQSDDRDKQKKIK, from the exons ATGTCAGAGTTGAGCTTTATCAAAGAGCTTTGGTATGGG GTTGATTGGACAGAGCCTTGGCTGTTGTGCTTACTCGGATTTCATGTATGCACTTTTTTAGCAATTATTTTACTCCGAAGACATATCTACGGCCAAGCTTCTATACTAGCAATTCTCG gtgTTCTGTGTGTAGCAACAGAATCTGTAAACGAATTTGCTGCTAAGAATCACCA GAAGTTCGCCCGACAACAATATTTCGACTCTGAAGGACTTTTCATCATCACTGTGTATGCAGTACCCTTACTCTTCAACTGTTCCATCATAATA GTGTGCTGGTTGTACAATGTTTGGGATACAATGATCAAAGTTGGGGTTATGAAAGCTCGGAGAAAAGCCAAGCAGAGTGATGATAGGGACAAgcaaaaaaaaataaaatga